One stretch of Rhizobium rhizoryzae DNA includes these proteins:
- a CDS encoding McrB family protein, whose product MNAVDVVYAARKLAPSNLGWFHRTRETLGEASGRERAININRDVLADWFPNLAPASEKPIEINTRFLDGTPAQTRKILTDRRTIRLQGGGKNWRLAGDAIPGELYDVREDDLLLMAFDRSTSTLSFIVLKGVDQPDRPVSPVEQAAYSEALAALGPANRSMWIIAAEKAGAIIDLARTVYDNAGEVLMQYKSMAESWRSDLSSSGYAVVQNVDERLLLALFSKRFLILTGLSGSGKTLLARSFLRWCTTSPEQYAVVAVGANWTSNEHVLGYADALNESRYIRTKVLDVLIRAIKDPKQPYFIVLDEMNLSHVERYFADFLSAIESPQEPIYLHGDAKPRDGIPGQLPNLPPNLFVIGTVNVDETTYMFSPKVLDRANVIEFRTSGEAMLAFLGGAKSSTSRIDSNGSSFGNVLVEAQQFKVTPAELPEAVRNPAAAEIMLLFNLLAEEEMEFGFRSAQEITRYFWFIFEARQAATDVARYAVLATALDHQVLQKILPRIHGARKRVEPLLLKLRAYCQERHEWEPAGIKNLTGLNAAIAASKGIAQAGTTDELTATPFLPLSHRKIERMLMKVKSTGFVSFAEG is encoded by the coding sequence ATGAACGCAGTGGATGTCGTTTACGCTGCGCGCAAACTTGCCCCCTCGAACTTGGGCTGGTTCCACCGTACCCGGGAAACACTGGGCGAGGCCTCTGGCAGAGAGCGTGCCATAAATATCAATAGGGATGTGCTTGCCGACTGGTTTCCCAATCTCGCTCCGGCCAGTGAAAAACCTATCGAAATAAACACACGCTTCCTAGACGGCACGCCGGCGCAGACGCGGAAGATACTTACTGATCGGCGAACGATCCGACTTCAAGGTGGCGGAAAGAACTGGCGGCTGGCAGGAGACGCCATCCCTGGCGAGCTGTACGATGTACGCGAGGATGACCTCTTGCTCATGGCATTCGACCGCTCGACATCCACCCTTTCATTCATCGTCTTGAAAGGGGTCGATCAACCGGATCGACCCGTGAGTCCTGTAGAGCAGGCAGCCTATTCCGAAGCACTGGCGGCCTTGGGCCCTGCCAATCGCAGCATGTGGATCATTGCCGCGGAAAAGGCGGGGGCAATAATTGATTTAGCCAGGACAGTATACGACAACGCAGGAGAGGTCCTGATGCAGTACAAGAGCATGGCGGAAAGCTGGAGAAGCGATCTCTCTTCGTCAGGGTACGCTGTGGTTCAGAACGTTGATGAAAGGCTGCTTCTGGCCCTCTTTTCCAAAAGATTCCTAATATTGACTGGTTTGTCGGGATCGGGAAAAACGTTACTTGCACGATCCTTTCTTCGTTGGTGTACCACAAGCCCTGAGCAGTACGCTGTTGTAGCGGTGGGGGCGAATTGGACTTCCAATGAGCATGTTCTTGGATATGCGGATGCCCTAAATGAGAGCCGATATATCCGGACGAAAGTCCTCGATGTACTGATCAGGGCGATTAAGGACCCCAAGCAGCCGTATTTCATCGTGCTCGATGAAATGAACCTCTCACACGTCGAGCGTTATTTTGCTGATTTCCTGTCCGCTATTGAATCGCCGCAAGAGCCCATCTACTTGCACGGCGATGCCAAGCCAAGAGATGGCATCCCTGGTCAGCTGCCCAATCTGCCCCCGAACCTGTTCGTGATTGGTACGGTCAATGTTGACGAGACGACCTACATGTTTTCTCCGAAGGTGCTGGATCGTGCGAATGTAATTGAGTTCAGGACGTCTGGAGAAGCTATGCTCGCTTTCCTCGGCGGAGCGAAGTCCTCTACTAGCCGAATTGATAGCAACGGCAGCAGCTTTGGCAACGTCCTTGTCGAAGCCCAGCAGTTCAAAGTGACTCCCGCAGAACTACCTGAAGCTGTTCGGAACCCCGCCGCCGCAGAGATCATGCTCCTCTTCAATCTACTTGCAGAGGAGGAGATGGAATTCGGTTTCCGTAGCGCCCAGGAGATAACGCGATACTTCTGGTTTATTTTTGAAGCGAGGCAGGCTGCGACAGACGTGGCACGCTACGCAGTACTGGCTACAGCATTGGACCATCAAGTGCTTCAGAAAATTCTGCCCCGTATCCATGGAGCACGCAAGCGCGTTGAACCCCTGTTGCTCAAGCTTCGAGCATACTGCCAAGAGAGACATGAGTGGGAACCGGCCGGGATCAAAAACCTCACGGGGCTGAACGCTGCAATTGCCGCTTCCAAGGGTATCGCGCAGGCTGGGACCACAGACGAACTTACTGCGACGCCTTTCCTTCCTCTTTCACACAGGAAAATTGAACGCATGCTGATGAAGGTCAAATCGACTGGCTTTGTTAGCTTCGCAGAGGGCTAG
- a CDS encoding IS481 family transposase, translating into MGQILHGSARTTEAVRRAIQHSQESLRVLAKRYGINQKTVAKWKRRTAVKDLPTGPKDAHSTTLSIEEEAIIVAFRRHTLLPLDDCLYALQATIPHLTRSSLHRCLQRHEISRLPEVTGDKEPKKKFKTYPIGYFHIDIAEVRTAEGKLYLYVAIDRTSKFAFVQLVTRTGRTLASAFLVALIAAVPYKIHTVLTDNGIQFTFPPRYADGPTATYITHMFDMRCRENGIEHRLTKIKHPWTNGQVERMNRTIKEATVKRYHYDSHAQLKAHLHDFVDAYNYGRRLKTLRGLTPYEYICKIWATEPERFKLNPHHQMPGLNT; encoded by the coding sequence ATGGGTCAGATTCTGCACGGGAGCGCCCGCACGACAGAGGCAGTCCGTCGAGCGATACAACATAGTCAAGAGAGCCTGAGGGTTCTGGCGAAACGCTATGGGATCAACCAGAAGACCGTAGCAAAGTGGAAGCGGCGCACAGCGGTGAAGGACCTGCCAACCGGTCCGAAAGACGCGCACTCGACGACACTTTCAATCGAAGAAGAGGCGATCATCGTTGCCTTCCGCCGACACACGCTGCTGCCGTTGGATGACTGCCTCTACGCCCTGCAGGCTACGATCCCGCACTTGACCCGCTCGTCCCTGCATCGCTGCTTACAACGGCATGAGATCAGCCGATTGCCAGAAGTAACAGGGGACAAGGAGCCGAAGAAGAAGTTCAAGACCTACCCTATCGGGTACTTCCACATTGACATCGCCGAAGTGCGCACAGCCGAAGGAAAGCTCTATCTTTACGTGGCGATAGACCGAACCAGCAAGTTCGCCTTCGTGCAGTTGGTCACGAGAACAGGCAGGACATTGGCGTCCGCCTTTCTCGTCGCGCTGATCGCGGCCGTGCCCTACAAAATCCACACCGTCCTGACCGATAATGGCATCCAGTTCACGTTCCCACCGCGCTACGCCGATGGGCCTACGGCCACGTACATCACGCACATGTTCGACATGCGTTGCCGTGAGAACGGGATCGAGCACAGGCTCACCAAAATCAAGCATCCCTGGACCAACGGCCAGGTCGAGCGAATGAATCGCACGATCAAGGAAGCGACCGTCAAACGTTACCACTACGACAGCCATGCACAGCTAAAAGCCCACCTTCATGATTTCGTTGACGCCTACAATTACGGCCGGCGGTTAAAGACACTGCGCGGCCTGACGCCCTACGAATATATCTGCAAAATCTGGGCAACAGAGCCGGAACGGTTTAAACTCAACCCGCACCACCAAATGCCGGGACTAAACACCTAG
- a CDS encoding flagellin N-terminal helical domain-containing protein yields the protein MTSIITNNAALAALSTLRDVGTRLGTEQDRISTGLRVATASDNAAYWSISTTMRSETKSMAAVTDSIGLAKGIVDVAYTAMETVHKSFVEIRNLAITASGMPQPEFKNLIIGGYDLDEYYGKSQVADIERQMQQLQDQARDAMVSASFSGVNLLYNPKGQPEKASQRTYSFVIGYGEAKVQTIDVKAIDLLLLNDDSGYPKTSPWDYNPEEALFDQADVVMTPGSVVPALVTWYNIIATNPVTGVPEAYDVHPSFPLMNLENNIARDGGDRAGLYSNFVDTLEKKIQGVADRMSYLGSIQSSLEAHEELNKRRIETVTQGVGLLVDADMNEASTRLKALQTQQQLATQGLQIANASPDSILQLFR from the coding sequence ATGACCAGCATAATCACGAATAACGCTGCGCTTGCGGCCCTCAGCACCTTGCGGGATGTGGGCACACGACTCGGCACAGAGCAAGATCGCATATCCACCGGACTGCGGGTGGCAACGGCATCAGACAACGCCGCCTACTGGTCGATTTCAACCACGATGCGTTCCGAAACAAAGTCGATGGCAGCTGTCACCGATAGCATAGGTCTTGCGAAAGGCATCGTTGATGTCGCCTACACCGCAATGGAGACCGTGCATAAGAGCTTCGTAGAAATCAGAAACCTCGCGATAACAGCTAGCGGCATGCCGCAGCCGGAATTCAAAAACCTCATAATCGGCGGGTATGACCTCGACGAGTATTACGGCAAGTCGCAGGTCGCCGACATCGAGCGGCAGATGCAACAGTTGCAGGACCAAGCCCGCGATGCGATGGTGTCCGCATCGTTCTCGGGAGTGAACCTGCTGTATAATCCGAAGGGGCAACCCGAGAAGGCCAGTCAACGGACTTACTCCTTCGTGATCGGATATGGCGAAGCGAAGGTCCAGACCATAGACGTCAAGGCGATTGACCTCCTGTTGCTCAATGACGACTCGGGGTATCCGAAGACGTCTCCCTGGGATTACAATCCCGAAGAGGCGCTGTTCGACCAAGCGGACGTCGTCATGACACCGGGGTCGGTCGTACCGGCTTTGGTGACGTGGTACAACATCATTGCGACCAATCCCGTGACGGGCGTTCCGGAAGCATACGACGTGCATCCATCCTTTCCGTTGATGAACCTCGAAAACAATATCGCTCGAGACGGCGGGGACCGGGCAGGTCTATACTCCAACTTCGTAGACACCCTCGAGAAGAAAATACAGGGTGTCGCCGACCGCATGTCCTATCTCGGTTCCATTCAGAGCTCTCTCGAGGCACATGAAGAACTGAACAAACGGCGGATCGAAACGGTGACCCAGGGTGTGGGGCTTCTTGTCGATGCGGATATGAACGAGGCATCTACCCGCCTGAAGGCTTTGCAAACCCAGCAGCAGCTTGCAACACAGGGGTTACAGATCGCCAACGCTTCCCCTGATTCCATTCTGCAACTGTTCAGGTGA
- a CDS encoding DNA cytosine methyltransferase, whose amino-acid sequence MNKRAGDKPLILEKLRRADERGYFRTLDLFAGCGGMSLGFDRAGFRSVAAVEINDYARASHELNFARLVPEGDYRSFSDITTLEPEDAVAHLRHHGEVGERVDVIVGGPPCQAFSRLGRAALWRLAGKDHAHGEDQRASMYHHYLRFVASLKPVAFVMENVREIGKFVGRNVAEEVAATADELGYSTRYCLLNAAWYGVPQLRERMIIIGIRKELSTIPEFPLIAHHCEIPGGYSTSRSGKGHLQVLPPFDHFVDHANALPQLAPAVTVSDAFADLPKITSHLDGKKGKGNPRDIAELFEYNGNETAFTRSMKEWPHFKAGSTFTGHVIRYTPRDYETFRRMPEGGMYPEALATANEIFGERLARLEKKLKRKLVETDEEYKDLFAATVPPYKDNRYPNKFRKMWRDQPARTLPAHIGKDAYSHIHFDGEQARGISLREAARIQSFPDAFRLAGSMNTQLTQIGNAVPPLLAFAVASQLKQQLAEASPAHHAAAAE is encoded by the coding sequence TTGAATAAAAGAGCAGGTGATAAGCCGCTGATTCTTGAAAAACTCCGGCGAGCTGATGAGAGGGGGTATTTTCGCACTCTCGATTTGTTCGCGGGGTGTGGGGGGATGAGTCTGGGGTTCGACAGGGCAGGCTTTCGGTCTGTAGCTGCTGTTGAGATCAATGATTACGCCCGGGCGTCGCATGAGCTGAATTTCGCGCGGTTAGTTCCCGAGGGAGACTATCGGAGTTTTTCAGATATCACGACACTCGAGCCAGAGGATGCGGTGGCGCATCTGCGACATCATGGCGAAGTCGGTGAGCGGGTTGATGTGATTGTCGGTGGCCCTCCGTGCCAGGCATTTTCGCGACTCGGTCGTGCTGCCCTCTGGCGGTTGGCCGGCAAGGACCACGCTCACGGCGAGGACCAGCGGGCCTCGATGTACCACCACTATCTCCGTTTCGTTGCGTCTTTGAAGCCCGTCGCATTTGTGATGGAAAACGTTCGCGAGATTGGCAAGTTTGTTGGCCGCAATGTAGCCGAGGAAGTGGCTGCTACCGCTGATGAACTTGGCTATTCGACGCGCTATTGTCTCTTGAATGCGGCATGGTATGGCGTTCCGCAACTGCGCGAGCGCATGATAATCATAGGCATCCGAAAGGAGCTTTCCACGATCCCGGAGTTTCCATTGATCGCGCATCACTGTGAAATCCCAGGTGGGTATTCGACTTCCCGATCCGGGAAGGGGCATTTACAGGTCCTGCCTCCCTTCGATCATTTCGTTGATCATGCCAATGCTCTGCCCCAGCTGGCTCCAGCGGTGACCGTTTCGGACGCCTTTGCTGACCTGCCGAAGATCACATCACATCTCGATGGAAAGAAAGGGAAAGGGAACCCTCGCGATATCGCTGAATTATTCGAATACAATGGGAATGAAACCGCCTTCACTCGATCGATGAAGGAGTGGCCGCATTTCAAGGCGGGGTCAACTTTCACGGGACATGTGATACGCTACACGCCGAGAGACTATGAGACCTTTAGGCGCATGCCCGAAGGTGGAATGTACCCAGAGGCCTTAGCAACCGCAAATGAGATTTTTGGCGAACGGTTGGCACGGTTAGAGAAGAAGCTGAAGCGGAAGCTTGTCGAGACCGACGAAGAGTACAAGGACCTGTTTGCTGCAACTGTGCCTCCGTACAAAGACAATCGCTACCCCAACAAGTTCCGCAAAATGTGGCGTGATCAACCCGCGAGAACTTTGCCCGCGCACATCGGGAAAGATGCTTATTCCCACATCCATTTCGACGGCGAGCAGGCGCGTGGGATTTCTCTGCGGGAAGCTGCACGTATACAATCCTTTCCAGACGCTTTCCGTCTCGCGGGTAGCATGAATACCCAGTTGACGCAGATTGGGAATGCCGTGCCGCCATTGCTCGCATTCGCTGTCGCTTCACAATTGAAGCAGCAGCTCGCCGAGGCGAGTCCGGCCCATCATGCGGCTGCAGCTGAATGA
- a CDS encoding DUF2357 domain-containing protein yields MLTCLAFEDDQGHRVTELLIVARESDLDAIKVLPVSEALEYGEEPIQLLEGRTYHYEVKDAGLELEPIPGILQRFMVGAVDLDRGMLTPGLYVGSLQLHLLRAGQRVGSARVEVRSRKLDFRSDYRSMLDDIANVSLDLLLAMFSPSSVDVDFDLTKDSDSLQQQFFFLRSLIDSADFRAAMQQVLAQPHSRLVATHEERSASRPVSGGAEIGRQIASRYPRERLGPSHPLSASLPTVPRYIYSSAVVETHDTPENRFVLFVIEQFIELLTTMSTILQSKGRAAVHFVGREIGPLLQRMEEYRSHDLFQDVSHLTELPLGSPVLQRKAGYREVLEAWLKFNAAGRLTWGGLDDVISAGSRNAAALYEYWLFFVLLRALEPWFGVAREEVINTIVVPRSDGFGLKVKSGEVLPLPGVAFRHNGDEWKLQFSYNRTFSDGPSKPNFKRLTFFDSGSADSWSRKMRPDFTISIWPSAFDQNEAAANGKLIHLHFDAKYSVDQLKELFGDPEIDVDEEKRSQRVGRYTRGDLLKMHAYKDAIRRSKGAYVLYPGYGSGHRNFLWQEYHEVIPGLGAFSIRPDDADTGCETIRKFLLDVLDELSPPASKS; encoded by the coding sequence TTGCTCACGTGCCTTGCCTTTGAGGATGATCAAGGCCATCGGGTAACCGAACTGCTGATCGTCGCCCGCGAAAGCGATCTTGATGCGATCAAGGTATTGCCGGTGTCGGAAGCGCTTGAGTACGGCGAGGAGCCCATCCAACTACTTGAGGGGCGCACATACCACTATGAGGTCAAGGATGCTGGATTGGAGCTGGAGCCGATTCCTGGCATTCTCCAACGCTTTATGGTCGGAGCTGTTGATCTTGACCGCGGAATGCTGACGCCTGGCCTCTACGTCGGATCGCTACAGCTACACCTTCTCCGAGCCGGCCAGCGAGTTGGCTCGGCAAGAGTTGAGGTCCGGTCCAGAAAGCTTGATTTCCGGAGCGACTACCGGAGCATGCTTGACGACATTGCGAACGTCTCACTTGACTTGCTTCTCGCCATGTTCTCCCCGTCGTCCGTTGACGTAGATTTCGATCTCACGAAAGATAGTGACTCACTTCAACAGCAATTTTTCTTTCTCCGCTCGCTCATCGACAGCGCGGACTTCCGAGCCGCGATGCAGCAGGTCTTGGCCCAGCCCCATAGTCGACTCGTCGCAACACATGAAGAGCGCTCAGCCTCAAGGCCGGTCAGTGGAGGTGCCGAGATCGGCCGGCAGATCGCTTCGCGCTATCCTCGTGAACGATTAGGTCCCTCCCATCCTTTAAGCGCATCTCTACCCACCGTGCCTCGCTACATATATAGCAGCGCCGTTGTGGAGACGCACGACACCCCGGAGAACCGCTTCGTTCTGTTTGTCATCGAACAGTTCATTGAGCTTCTCACCACAATGTCCACGATCCTGCAATCTAAGGGTAGGGCCGCTGTGCACTTCGTCGGCCGGGAGATCGGACCATTGCTCCAGCGCATGGAGGAATACCGCAGCCATGACCTCTTCCAGGACGTATCCCATCTCACTGAGCTGCCGCTTGGCAGCCCAGTGCTGCAGCGGAAGGCTGGGTATCGCGAAGTCCTTGAAGCGTGGCTCAAGTTCAACGCTGCGGGGCGTCTGACCTGGGGCGGATTAGATGATGTCATCAGCGCGGGCAGCAGAAACGCGGCGGCCCTGTACGAATACTGGCTTTTCTTTGTATTGCTCAGGGCGTTGGAACCTTGGTTTGGTGTGGCGCGAGAAGAAGTGATCAACACAATCGTGGTTCCGAGGTCAGACGGGTTTGGGTTAAAAGTGAAGTCCGGTGAGGTTCTGCCGCTGCCGGGAGTAGCCTTCAGACACAATGGTGATGAGTGGAAGCTTCAGTTCAGCTACAATCGGACGTTTTCCGACGGCCCTTCGAAGCCAAATTTCAAACGTTTGACGTTCTTTGACTCTGGGAGCGCGGATTCATGGTCGAGAAAAATGCGCCCAGATTTCACGATTTCCATCTGGCCGTCCGCCTTCGATCAAAATGAGGCGGCTGCGAATGGCAAGCTCATACATTTGCACTTCGATGCAAAGTATAGCGTTGATCAACTCAAGGAGCTTTTTGGTGATCCCGAAATAGACGTTGATGAAGAAAAGAGGAGCCAGCGGGTAGGAAGATACACCCGAGGTGATTTACTGAAGATGCACGCTTATAAAGATGCTATCAGACGATCCAAGGGAGCCTACGTTTTATACCCTGGATACGGCTCGGGTCACCGAAATTTCTTGTGGCAGGAATACCACGAAGTCATCCCAGGGCTAGGAGCGTTCTCCATTCGGCCCGACGACGCCGATACTGGATGTGAGACAATCCGGAAGTTCCTACTCGACGTTCTAGACGAGCTCTCCCCGCCCGCTTCGAAGAGTTGA
- a CDS encoding site-specific integrase, giving the protein MATISDKADLRPSHLADFLKKASPGHKGSHYITDLKCTGLSLRLKNEKVAFFLRYKGINKTLGWAHEGEAWYIPSIKAARELAEKVKRQIDFGGDAHAEEFLRQHHHAVENNLGLSHDDIIREMRPKAGTWTLRRCIEKTIEDKTAENAAKPWRATTISTLNSTFAKPEFKDLLDMPAVNIKRADIESIRDVMLKKHASPSPAGKAVSNVSTILSHCQSVHGGLSGLDRVEPWWKLLTVGRTVKPRTRNPGLEGLAKTLVLVDTYTTRRLPGRLDAKHDHKYGIRDGVAAAFHWVCLTAQRQGAALAIRKAFYVPDPENEGWYLAAWGEGIMKAGVAHILPIPPRLVQHMAKKLALVNRADSEWLFPSERGEEDIHIHRSSTLAVCQRLAARDTLAKKRKTAVDLFATNGIRWWTPHDLRTTITKTLDQAGIPGGASVVLAHEIRRTDKLDAEDDDSREQRIARITRLAYGGAQHLHLKRKAMSIWTDAVLDAYLELRRKDMQS; this is encoded by the coding sequence ATGGCCACCATTTCCGACAAAGCCGATCTTCGCCCCTCTCATCTCGCCGACTTCCTAAAGAAGGCAAGTCCTGGGCATAAAGGCAGCCATTACATCACCGACCTGAAGTGCACCGGCCTTTCCCTCCGCCTCAAGAATGAGAAGGTTGCATTCTTTCTGCGATATAAGGGGATCAACAAAACCCTCGGGTGGGCCCACGAAGGGGAAGCTTGGTACATCCCCTCGATCAAGGCTGCGCGAGAACTTGCAGAGAAGGTGAAGCGTCAGATCGATTTCGGCGGAGACGCCCACGCGGAGGAATTCCTTCGGCAGCATCACCACGCCGTGGAAAACAACCTTGGCCTCTCTCACGATGACATCATTCGGGAAATGCGCCCAAAGGCCGGTACGTGGACCCTGCGTCGGTGCATCGAGAAGACCATCGAGGACAAGACGGCGGAAAACGCAGCGAAGCCATGGAGAGCGACGACCATCTCCACATTGAATTCGACATTCGCGAAACCCGAATTCAAAGACCTCCTCGACATGCCGGCCGTCAATATCAAGCGCGCAGATATCGAGAGCATTCGCGACGTCATGCTGAAGAAGCATGCATCCCCCTCCCCCGCAGGAAAAGCGGTTTCGAACGTCAGTACCATTCTCAGCCACTGCCAGTCCGTCCACGGCGGACTGTCGGGATTGGATCGGGTTGAGCCGTGGTGGAAACTCTTAACGGTCGGGCGGACGGTGAAGCCCCGGACCAGAAATCCGGGGCTGGAAGGGCTAGCGAAAACGCTCGTCCTCGTCGACACCTACACGACGAGACGCCTGCCTGGGCGCTTAGACGCCAAGCATGACCACAAGTACGGGATTCGTGACGGTGTTGCCGCCGCCTTCCACTGGGTATGCCTAACGGCGCAGAGGCAGGGAGCCGCCTTGGCAATTCGCAAAGCCTTCTACGTTCCGGACCCGGAAAATGAAGGCTGGTATCTGGCCGCATGGGGAGAAGGGATCATGAAGGCCGGCGTGGCCCACATCCTGCCCATCCCTCCCCGGCTGGTCCAGCACATGGCCAAAAAGCTCGCGCTCGTGAACAGGGCAGATAGCGAGTGGCTTTTCCCCTCTGAGCGCGGCGAGGAAGATATCCATATCCACCGGTCGTCTACACTTGCCGTCTGCCAGCGGTTGGCCGCAAGAGATACGCTTGCGAAGAAGCGCAAGACCGCTGTCGACCTCTTCGCGACGAACGGCATCAGATGGTGGACGCCACATGATCTGCGCACCACGATCACCAAGACGCTGGACCAAGCCGGCATTCCGGGGGGCGCATCTGTGGTACTTGCTCACGAAATAAGACGCACCGACAAACTGGACGCCGAAGACGACGACTCGCGCGAGCAGCGGATTGCCCGGATCACGAGGTTGGCTTACGGAGGTGCGCAACACCTACACCTGAAGCGCAAAGCCATGTCGATTTGGACAGACGCGGTACTGGATGCATACCTAGAGCTTAGAAGAAAAGATATGCAGTCCTGA
- a CDS encoding helix-turn-helix domain-containing protein → MLKDKPFAAVTQKMLDAWIETNPTDPVEPHRVYAGVIDLLSIKMRLTVFRIEGDDPLAWQMTPVRHSGFTSSLFNVNKIFEDQRIGDFKDQDYMASAVIPRLRQVIENQQPSMELVKTKLFGINLGYDRILIPQRTLGRPRWVISSSNARFLLDAPKTPGRFDIDDEAVVQLLLEGCTAKEIAAQLGLSHRTVEHRLDRLKVRFGARNLVHLVVMLLGGHVNRENGASIT, encoded by the coding sequence ATGTTGAAAGATAAACCCTTTGCCGCCGTGACCCAGAAGATGCTGGATGCATGGATCGAGACCAATCCCACCGATCCTGTGGAGCCGCATCGCGTTTATGCCGGTGTTATAGACCTACTTTCAATCAAGATGCGATTAACGGTGTTTCGGATCGAAGGTGATGATCCGCTCGCGTGGCAGATGACGCCAGTGCGCCATTCTGGCTTCACGTCGAGCTTGTTCAACGTCAACAAGATTTTCGAAGATCAGCGAATTGGCGACTTCAAGGACCAGGACTACATGGCGTCGGCTGTGATCCCGCGCCTTCGCCAAGTCATTGAGAACCAGCAGCCGTCGATGGAGTTGGTGAAGACCAAGCTCTTCGGCATCAATCTCGGCTATGACCGGATTCTGATACCGCAGCGGACGCTTGGCCGCCCTCGGTGGGTGATCTCTTCTTCAAATGCTCGATTTCTTCTGGATGCACCGAAGACGCCGGGCAGGTTCGATATTGATGACGAGGCCGTGGTTCAGCTTTTGCTCGAAGGCTGCACCGCCAAAGAAATCGCCGCGCAATTGGGCCTATCCCACCGAACGGTGGAGCATCGTCTTGACCGGCTTAAAGTGAGGTTTGGCGCGCGCAACCTTGTGCATCTGGTCGTCATGTTACTCGGCGGGCATGTCAATCGCGAAAACGGTGCCAGCATCACCTGA
- a CDS encoding DUF7706 family protein: protein MSKITIDHDTCRTLAQFCKRSNLDRVREFSEDEEEAWRMLEALRALRSELGRIGYNPR, encoded by the coding sequence ATGAGCAAAATCACGATAGACCACGACACTTGCCGTACACTCGCCCAGTTTTGCAAAAGGTCAAACCTCGACCGCGTCCGGGAGTTTTCCGAAGACGAGGAAGAGGCTTGGCGCATGCTTGAAGCGCTTCGGGCTCTGCGAAGTGAACTCGGCCGGATCGGGTACAATCCGCGGTAG
- a CDS encoding very short patch repair endonuclease, which translates to MARIKGKDTKPEMLVRRGLFRKGYRFRLHRQVGLSRPDIVLGPRKVAIFIHGCFWHQHDRCRHYRLPKSNIEFWRGKLSKNSLRDRQNVEALHRAGWRVALIWECGARDPDLIEELSGWIDRTQSFFVASEAGGLRSVELIDNLELPPTEK; encoded by the coding sequence ATGGCTAGGATCAAAGGAAAAGACACAAAGCCTGAGATGCTCGTTCGTCGGGGCCTTTTCCGCAAAGGTTACCGGTTTAGACTACATCGCCAGGTAGGTCTGTCACGCCCCGACATCGTCCTTGGCCCTCGGAAAGTTGCCATTTTCATCCATGGCTGCTTCTGGCATCAACATGACAGATGCCGTCACTACAGACTGCCGAAGAGCAATATTGAGTTTTGGAGGGGCAAACTTTCGAAGAACAGCCTCCGAGATCGCCAAAATGTTGAGGCGCTCCATCGAGCGGGCTGGCGTGTGGCCCTAATATGGGAATGCGGGGCCCGCGATCCTGATTTGATCGAGGAACTATCCGGCTGGATAGATCGAACCCAGTCGTTTTTCGTCGCTTCGGAAGCAGGCGGGTTACGTTCGGTAGAGCTGATAGATAACTTGGAGCTGCCACCAACAGAAAAGTGA